A DNA window from Streptococcus mutans contains the following coding sequences:
- a CDS encoding ABC transporter ATP-binding protein, with product MEKLLDLQAIRKNFGHQVILNNINFSLDAGEIIGLIGPSGAGKSTMIKTMLGMEKADEGEALVLNHHMPNRHILGEIGYMAQSDALYETLSGLENMEFFAQMKGLTKIEIPQAIDHATQVVDLSEHLNKSVAGYSGGMKRRLSLAIALLGNPRLLILDEPTVGIDPALRRKVWKELRQLKKDGVGILVTTHVMDEAELTDKVGLLLDGKIMAFDSPNNLKSIYAVDTIEDVFLKAEGEL from the coding sequence ATGGAAAAATTACTAGATTTACAAGCTATTCGAAAAAATTTTGGTCATCAAGTTATCCTTAACAATATTAATTTCAGTTTGGATGCTGGTGAAATTATTGGCTTGATTGGTCCATCCGGTGCCGGAAAATCAACTATGATTAAAACCATGCTTGGAATGGAAAAAGCAGATGAAGGGGAAGCACTTGTTCTCAACCATCATATGCCAAATCGGCATATCTTAGGAGAAATCGGCTACATGGCACAATCCGATGCGCTTTACGAAACACTTTCTGGTTTGGAAAATATGGAATTTTTTGCTCAAATGAAGGGCTTAACTAAAATAGAGATTCCCCAAGCCATTGATCACGCTACCCAAGTTGTTGATTTATCCGAACATCTTAATAAGTCAGTTGCGGGTTATTCGGGAGGAATGAAGCGCCGTCTATCTTTAGCCATTGCCCTTCTGGGAAATCCCAGACTCCTTATTCTTGACGAACCAACTGTTGGTATTGATCCCGCATTGCGTCGCAAAGTCTGGAAAGAGCTACGCCAATTAAAAAAAGATGGTGTAGGTATTTTAGTTACAACACACGTTATGGATGAAGCTGAATTAACAGATAAGGTTGGCTTATTACTAGATGGAAAAATTATGGCTTTTGATAGTCCAAATAATTTAAAATCCATCTATGCTGTTGATACTATTGAAGATGTTTTCTTGAAGGCAGAAGGAGAATTATGA